The genomic interval GGTGGGTAACAGCGTGCCTCTGGGTAAGCCGGTACAGAACCTGCATATCTCCATACTGGATAAATCAGGACGCTTATGTGCCTTCGGAATTCCAGGAGAAATTTGTGTAACCGGGGTTGGGGTATCCCGTGGTTATCTGAACCGCGCGGAGCTGACTGCAGAGAAGTTTGTGACCAATCTGCAGGGGGAAAGAATGTACAAAACGGGAGATCTTGGACGCTGGCTGGCAGACGGGACTATCGAATACTTAGGGCGTATTGATGATCAGGTGAAAATCCGCGGTTATCGTATCGAACTGGGAGAAATAGAAAAAGTATTGCTGCAGCATGAACAGGTTACAGCGGCAGTTGTGGTTGTGAAATCAGGAAATCTGATTGGCTATATCACAGGCGCAGCTGCGGATAAGGATGTAATACGTCAATATCTGCTGCAAAAACTGCCTGAGTATATGGTGCCGGTACTGGTAGAATTGGAGCAGCTGCCATTGACAGCGAATGGAAAAGTGGATCGCAAATTATTGCCTGATCCATCTGCTGCATTATTAGTTAATAATTTATATGCAGCTCCGCGTAATGAAACAGAACAAACACTGGTTACAATCTGGGAAGAGCTTTTGGAAACTACAGCGGTTGGCGTCCATGATAATTTCTTTGAGCGCGGCGGGCATTCCCTGCTGGCGATCAGATTACTTGCGCTGATCCGTAGCAGACTGAAAGTGGAACTGGTTGTGAAAGATATATTTGTTTATCCAACAATTGCCGGTCAGGCAGATTTTCTATTGGCGCAGCATCCTGCTGATTTATTGCCACCGGTAACGGCTCAGGTACGTCCACAGCATATTCCGCTTTCCTTTAGCCAGGAGCGTTTATGGTTCATTGACAGGCTGGAAGGTACTGTTCATTACCATATACCCGGTGTATTTAAATTACAGGGCGAATTGAACAGAGAAAGTCTGCAATATGCCATTCAGCAAATTGTGAACAGACATGAAGTATTAAGAAGTGTGATCCACTGGTCTGAGGAAGACAATAGTGCTTATCAACAGATATTAGCACAAAATCAGTGGCAGTTAGCTGCAATTGAACCGGAATCCGGACCGGAAGATCTGACCACTGCTATTCAATCGTTTATACAAGCTCCTTTTGATTTGTCTGCAGACCATATGTTAAGAGCAGGATTGGTAACACGCAGTGAAACGGATCATTTGTTAGTTCTTGTAACGCACCATATTGCATCTGACGGCTGGTCTGAAGGAATTCTGGTCAAAGAACTGACTGAATTATATAACGCGCATGTAGAAAAACGCGATACGTCATTGTTGCCGGTGCCGCTGCAATATGCAGATTATGCCATGTGGCAGCGCAATTATTTACAGGGTACTGTCTTGACTAAACAACTGGATTACTGGACTACGCAATTGGCTGATACCACTATATTGGATCTGCCTGTTGACTTGACCAGGCCGGCTGTACAAAGTACAAATGGTGCGATGGCCGATTTTAAACTGGATACTGTATTGAGCTGGCAACTGCTGCAGTTCAGTCAGCAGCAGGGTACAACTTTGTTTATGACTTTACTGGCTGCATTTAAAGTGTTGCTGTACAGATATAGTGGTCAGGATGATATTGCTGTGGGTATACCAGTGGCGGGAAGAAAGCAGGAAGAGGTAGAAGGACTGATTGGATTCTTTATCAATACCCTTGCTATACGTACCAATTTAAGTGGAGAACCAGCATTCAGCGACTTGTTGAAACAGGTTAAAGAAACGCTTTTAGAAGGCTATACTTACCAGGATACTCCTTTTGAAAAGGTTGTAGATGCGGTAGTTGAAAACCGGGATATCAGCAGAACACCAGTATTCCAGGTCATGTTTGTATTGCAGAATACACCGGAAGAAGCTGAAGTGAAATTGGGAGAGATGGTCTTATCTGCAGAAGATATTGAACACACGTCTTCCAAATTTGATCTCACTTTTGTACTGAAAGAAAATGAAGATGGGCTGGACCTGAGTATAGAATACTGCACGGACTTGTTCCATAAGGCTACTATTGCCCGTATGGCAGGCCATTACGAGCAGTTGTTACAAGCAATTCTGTCGGGGCCTGAACAGCAGATCAATAGCATTAACTTCCTGACTGCGGGAGAAACGCAGCAAGTATTAGAAGATTTCGCAACTGCCCCGGTCAATTATCCGGTTGAAACCACTGAATCTTTAGTATCTCTTTTCAAAAAACAGGCTTTAGGTAATCCGGATGCAATTGCATTGGTTGCTGAAAATATCAGCCTGACTTATGGAGAACTCGACAGAAAATCTGATCAGCTGGCACAGGAGCTGAAAGGCAAAGGTGTTAGCGCTGAACAATTGATCCCTGTTTGTCTGGACAGAAGTCCGGAGCTGATTATCAGTATCCTGGGTATTCTGAAAGCAGGAGGTGCTTATGTACCTGTTGATGCGGGTTATCCGCAGGATCGTATTGTTTATATGTTAGCAGATTGTAACAGCAGTCTGGTCATCACGAATAATAAATACGCGGGGTTATGCCAGAGAGAAGATGCAAGTCTGTTGCTGATTGAAGAGCTGGATGCGATTTGGAATAAGAAAGAAGCGGTGTCTAATCTGGAAATTCTTCCAAATCAACTTGCCTATGTCATTTATACTTCGGGTTCAACTGGTCGTCCTAAAGGAGTAATGGTAGAGCATCATAGCGTGGTGAACCTGGTGAAATGGCATATTGGTGCTTATGAAGTCACTGCTGAAAGCAAGGCGACTGCCATGGCAAGTATCGGGTTTGATGCATTTGGCTGGGAAATATGGCCTTATTTGTGTGCCGGAAGTACGCTGCATCTGCTGGATGATGATACGCGTTTATCTCCTGAAGAAGTTGCCAAACATTACATTTTAGCTGGTATCACACATAGTTTTGTGGCCACAGGCCTGGTTAAAGAAATAGTTGATGCCTTGCAGCAACAAAATCATGTGTTGCAATATCTGCTCACAGGTGGTGATCGTTTACCACCAGTAGATGTAACTCATTTATCATACGCACTGGTCAATAATTATGGGCCAACAGAAAATACAGTAGTCGCTACTCATTATGCTTTATCAGCAGCTACAAATGGTACGCTGCCATTTATTGGTAAGCCAGTATCCAATACCAAAGCTTACATTCTTGATGCTAATCTGGCCCCTGTTGCTATAGGAACACCTGGTGAGCTTTGTATCAGCGGTATGCAGCTGGCAAGAGGTTATCTGAATTTACCAGAATTGACAGCAGAAAAGTTTGTTGCCCATCCATTCCTGGCCGGAGAAAGGTTATACCGTACCGGAGATTTGACACGCTGGTTGGCAGATGGAAATATTGAATATCTGGGAAGAACAGATGAACAGGTGAAAATCAGAGGCTACCGTATAGAACTGGGAGAAATAGAAACGGTATTACTGCAAAATGAACTGGTTAATCAGGCTGTCGTGATAGTGAATCCGGATGATCAGGGCAATAAGCGTTTAGTAGCTTACATTGTACCATCGGGTGCATTTAACAGACAGCTTTTAGAAGAATATCTGAAAACACGTTTACCAGTTTACATGGTGCCTGCATTATGGGTAGAATTAATAACTATTCCACTGACAGCGAATGGAAAAGTAAACCGTAAAGCTTTACCTCAGCCTGTTGCTGATGGTGAAATTGATACCACATCATATGTGGCTCCACGTAATGAAACCGAGGCCGGATTAGCGGGGATCTGGCAGGAATTGCTGGGCATCAGCAAAGTAGGTATACACGATAATTTCTTTAGATTGGGTGGTGACTCTATTATCACGATACAAGTGGTAAGCCGTGCTAAATGGATAGGTTGTAATCTGAAACCTAAAGATGTATTTATGCATCAGACTATCGCAGAGCTGGCAATTATTGCTGTTGCACGTAAAAATACAGCAGGGCTGGTTAAAGGGGAGCAGGGACAGCTGGAAGGAACAGCAGGCCTTGCACCGATTCAGCAATGGTTTTTTGAAGAAGAGCTGGTCAATAAACATGCAATCAATCATTTCAATCAGAGTGTGTTACTAAACCTGGACAAACGTATTGATCAGGAAATGTTATCCGATATTTTGGAGCAATTACAAGCGCATCATGATGCGCTCAGGTTCTCTTACCATAAGAATGAAAATCAATGGGTTCAGACTTACAGTGATGAATCTGTACAGCTGAGTTATGAAGATCTGACCGTAGTGGCTAAATCGGCATTGGAAGAAACCATTGCTGAAAACTGCGAAAATTATCAGGCTGGATTAGACATTACTAACGGTCCGCTAATCCAGTTTGTCTGGATGGAAACTCCTGATTTTGAGTTGTATAATCGCTTGCTTTTTGTAGTGCATCACCTTGCAGTAGATGGGGTTTCGTGGCGTGTTTTACTGGAAGATATGGAACGCTTGCTGGAAGCGGGGTTGAAGAAAGAAAGTATCAGCCTGGGTGAAAAAAGCAGTTCTTACAGACAGTGGCATAATCAGTTGGTACAATACGGAAAGTCTTCGGTGTTACGCTCCCAATTGCCTTACTGGAAAGAGGTAGTCCGTTCAGCAACCTATTTGCCAACGGATAAAACTCCGGAAACTCTGGTTATGTTAAAAGACGCAGGCTCATTCTCTATAGAGTTAGATACGGTGTTTACCCAGCAGTTATTACAAGAAGCTTCAACAGTTTACAATACAGGAATAAATGACTTGTTATTAACGGCGCTGGCCTTGACGATTAACGGCTGGAGTGGTGAAAAACAAGTAGTGATCGGACTGGAAGGCCACGGAAGGGAAGAGTTGGGAATTGATATGGATACAAGCCGTACGGTAGGCTGGTTCACTAATCTTTACCCGGTATTGCTGACTACTGATGCAATTGAAAGTAATGACACTGGTAATCTGATTAAAAGTATCAAAGAGCAGCTCCGCCAGGTTCCTGACAAAGGCATTGGTTATGGCGTGCTGAAATATATCAACAGAGAACCCGCACTTCAGGATGCTGCACCGTGGAATATTATCTTTAATTACCTCGGTCAGTTTGATCATATCACCAGTGCAGCAGGTGTGTTTACTTATGCAGAAGAGTCTGCTGGCCGGGAAATCAGTGCCAGTTACCCGATGCGGGAATTGATTTCTGTGACCGGACTGGTACAAAACGGGCAGCTTTCTCTGAACTGGAGTTACAGTAACTGGCATTTTGAAAGTTCTACTATTGAATCACTGGCTGTGCTTTATATGGTTCGTCTAAAAGAGCTGATTACACATTGTATCACACAGGCCGGAAGTCCTCAGTCATTCACACCTTCTGATTATGGATTAACAGGGGAAGTGAGTTATCAGCAAATGGACAAATTTTTAAATAGCGACGAGGGAGATCTCGAAGACATCATTAGTTTTTAAAATTATTACATGGAAATCAAAGAATTCATAGCGGAACTATATAGCAGACATTTCTCTTTAAACGTACAAGATGGTAAACTCACTTTAAGAGGAGATAAGAACAAATTGACAAATGAACAGATCGCTGCAATCAGAAGTGATACGGAAGTTATCAATTATATCAAAAACAATAAACAAGAGCTGATAGACTATCTGGAGCATGCAGAGGCACCGGAAACCAGGAAACGTCATGAAAGTATATCTGCTATTTACCGGTTGAGCGGCTTGCAGGAAGGAATGCTTTTTCATGGTTTATACGATGGTGAGGCTGCTGCTTATCTGGAACAATTTACTTGTGATTTATCACAGGTAAATACTGGTTTGCTTCAGGAAAGCTGGAAGTTATTGTTAAAGCGTCATACTATTCTGCGCAGCAGTTTTGATTATGAATCTCTGGGGATGCCGGTTCAATGTGTTCATGAAGAGGTGATCCTGCCTTTTCAAGTAGTGGATTTACGTCAGCATAGTCCGGAGATTCAACAAGAGGACATCGCTTTATTCATAGCAGAAGATCTGAAAAAAGGAATCGACTTTAAAAAGCCGCCATTGATGCGTATCAGCTTATTGCAAACTGGTGAAGATACTTTTTTCATGGTATGGACTTATCACCATATTCTGCTGGACGGCTGGTCTATGTCCGTATTAATGGAAGAATTACTAGCGTATTATGAACTGCTGGCAAATGGTCAGGAAGTGAAAATAACGGAACAGGATAAATATGAAGATTATATCCGCTACATAGAAAGCAGAGGTTTAGGGGCACAGGAAGAATACTGGCGTACTTATATGCAAGGTGTAGAAGCGGGAAGTTTATTGCCATTTATTCAAACGCCGGAAGGCAGTACAAGGGGAGCAGGGATTTTTAAGGAAGAGCTGCTTGTGCTGGACCAGCAAATTAAAGAAAAGGCTGATGCTTATATAAAAGTTGCTGGTTTGACCTTGAATACACTGATACAAGGGATATGGGCTTTTATTCTGCACAATTATACGGGTAAAACAGACGTAACTTATGGAGTCACTGTATCCGGACGTCCGGAAGAACTGTCCAATATGGAAACCAGGGTCGGAATGTATATCAATACCCTCCCTTTACATACCGTTGTAAAACAGGCTACAGCAATCACTGAGTGGTTAGCTTCGATTCAGGATGGACAGATTATGTCCAGAGAATATGGCTATACCGCGTTAAGTACGATCCAGCAATGGACTGGGGTTACCGGAGATTTATTTGATAGTATACTGGTTTTTGAGAACTATCCCGTTGGTAAAAGCGGCTCATCCGGCCCGGGAAAACTGGTAGTGGATAATGTGGTGATTAAAGAGCACAATAATTATCCGCTGTCTATCATCGTAGCGGTAACAGAGGAGATTAATATTTTATTCATGTACAATGAGGAAATACTAGGCGGAATATATGTGCAGCAGCTGAAAAGACATTTTGAACAAGTGTTGTCACAAATTATATCCTTTAAAAAAGACAAAGTCGGCGATTTGTTATTGGTAGAAGGGGAAGATAAAGAACAGTTATTGCATCATTTTAATGATACCTTATCTGTATATGAGCAGGAAGATTCTATTGTTTCATTATTCAGGAAGCAGGCAGAACTGACGCCTTCAGCGATAGGCCTGGTGTTTCTGGATTCAAAACTAACCTATGCTAAATTGGAGGAACGCAGTAATCAGTTAGCGAACTATCTGGTTGAAAAAGGAGTAATTACCGGAATGCTGGTGCCGCTTTGTATGGACAGAAGCCTGGAAGTGATGATTGCTATTCTGGCGATATTGAAAGCAGGAGCTGCCTATATGCCAATTGATCCGGGATATCCTGAAGAACGGATCCGCTTGATGTTGTCAGAAAGCAGCAGCCCGGTAGTGGTGACCACTTCGGACTATGCAGATCTGCTGGAAACACTGCGTGAGGATATTGAAACACTAAGTTTAGATAAGCTGGCTTATCAGTTACATCAAAGGCCTGTGACACCAACGGGTATTGTCCTTTCTGAACAGGATCTGGCTTACGTCATTTATACTTCTGGTTCTACAGGTCAGCCTAAAGGCGTAAAAGTAACACATGGAAATGTGGTGAGTTTAGTTCGGGGAGTTAACTATGTTTCTTTGGGTAAGGATGATGTGCTGTTGTCAACCGGAGCACCTTCTTTTGATGCAACTACCTTTGAATATTGGGGAATGCTGCTTAACGGTGGCCGCCTGGTTTTATGCGAAGAGCAGACTTTGCTTGATCCTGTACTGTTAAAAAATGAAATACGTAAGCAACAGGTTACTCAAATGTGGTTTACCGCAGGCTGGTTTAATCAGTTGGTAGAAACAGCTGTTGATGTGTTTGAAACACTGTCTGTTATCCTGATAGGCGGAGAAAAATTATCGGCGAAACATGTACGTAAATTACAGGAAATTTATCCTGCTATTGACATCATTAATGGTTATGGCCCTACAGAAAATACTACTTTTTCTCTAACCTACCCGATTAAACCAGGGTTTGACAACAATATTCCTATAGGTTTTCCATTAAGTAACCGTACCGTTTATGTTTTAAATGAGCAGCAGCAATTGTTGCCAATTGGTGTAGTTGGTGAAATTTATCTGGGTGGTGCTGGTTTATCTGCGGGTTATCTGAACCGGCCGGAACTGACTGAAGAAAAGTTTATTCCGCATCCTTTCTCTGTAAAAGCAGGGGAACGTTTGTATAGAACAGGCGATTTGGGCAAATGGCTTCCGGATGGCAGCATTGCTTATGAAGGCCGGATTGATGAACAGGTGAAAATCCGCGGTTTCCGTATCGAGCTCGGGGAAATCGAAAGTGTACTGCAAAAATGTGAAGGAGTAAGCCAGGCGGTAGTCACCGTTTTGACTGACGAAGAAGGAAGTAAGCGTCTGATTGGTTATATAGTGCCGGAGGGGGCTTATAATCAGGAAAATATAATGGAGTTTTTACAGCAAAAACTTCCCGATTATATGCTTCCAGCTATGCTGGTTGAACTGGAATCTTTACCGTTAACAGCTAATGGTAAAGTCAATAAAAAGGAATTACCTGTTCCTGAAACCGGAGCTCTGACAGAGCAGGGTTATGTTGCACCAAGAAATGAAACGGAACAAGTACTGGCAGTGATCTGGCAGAAGATATTAAAAATTGAACAGATAGGAGTATATGAGGATTTCTTCAAACTTGGAGGACATTCTCTGCTGGCTATCCGGCTGATCGGGACCATAAGAGATCAGATGAAATTAGAGGTTACCGTGAAAGCGATGTTCGAAAATACAACGATCGCAGCGCTTGCAGAATATTTGGAGGTTAGCGGGAATAAGAAATTGCTTCCACCCATTACAGTGTTGCCAAGACCGGAATTTATTCCTTTATCTTTCAGTCAGGAGCGGCTGTGGTTTATAGATCAGCTGGAAGGAAGTGTCCATTATCACATGCCTTCAGTACTTAAATTAAAGGGTAAACTTAATCAGGATGCCCTTGAGCATGCACTACAAAGTATTGTCCGCAGGCACGAAGTACTCCGTTCAGTAATCAAATCCACTGAGGGTATACCTTACCAGGAAATCAGGTCTGCTGATCAATGGAAGCTTGCTATTGTTGAAGTTAAGGATGATTTGACTGCTACTATCAATGCGCTTATCCTTCATCCTTTTGAATTGTCGGCTGATTATATGCTGAGGGCAGGATTAATCAAATTGCAGGAAGAAGAATATTTATTGGTATTGACGATGCACCATATTGCATGTGATGGCTGGTCAATCAATATCCTGGTTGATGAGCTAACTGCAAATTACCAGGCTGCGCTACAAAATACAAAAGCTCAATTGCCTGATCTGGCTATTCAATATGCTGATTATGCGATCTGGCAACGCACTTATTTAGCTGGAGAAATACTGAAATCACAGCAGGATTACTGGTCAGCAAAACTTGGGGATGCGGCTTCACTGGAGCTTCCGCTGGATGATGAAAGACCTGCTATACAAAGTACACGTGGTGCTTTAAAGAGCTTCCATATTGATCGCTCATTAACTGACCAGCTCAATACATTCAGTCAGCAACAGGATGTGACTTTATTTATCACTTTGTTGTCTTCATTTTATGTGCTGTTGTCGCGTTACAGCAGACAGGATGATATTACGGTAGGTACTCCGATAGCCGGAAGAAGACAAAAAGAATCGGAAGCATTGATCGGATTTTTTATCAATACGCTGGCTTTACGTTGTGATCTTAGCGCTGCGCCAACTTTTCTGGAATTAGTGAAGCAGGTTAAAACAACTTCTCTGGAAGGTTATGACAATCAGGATATTCCTTTTGAGAAAATTGTAGAGGCGGTAGTTAAAGACAGGGACCGGAGCAAAACTCCTTTATTCCAGGCCATGCTGGTCTTGCAAAATACGCCTGAAGAGCCTGAACTGATATTAGGCGACCTGACGCTAAGCAGTGAAGAAGTAGACCATGCTTCTGCTAAGTTTGACCTTAATTTTATGGTTGAAGAAACAGCCGAGGGGCTGGATCTGAGTATTGTCTATTGTACCGATTTATTCAGGGAAGCGACTATCGCCAGGATGGCTAAACATTAT from Pedobacter sp. WC2423 carries:
- a CDS encoding amino acid adenylation domain-containing protein, with translation MEIKEFIAELYSRHFSLNVQDGKLTLRGDKNKLTNEQIAAIRSDTEVINYIKNNKQELIDYLEHAEAPETRKRHESISAIYRLSGLQEGMLFHGLYDGEAAAYLEQFTCDLSQVNTGLLQESWKLLLKRHTILRSSFDYESLGMPVQCVHEEVILPFQVVDLRQHSPEIQQEDIALFIAEDLKKGIDFKKPPLMRISLLQTGEDTFFMVWTYHHILLDGWSMSVLMEELLAYYELLANGQEVKITEQDKYEDYIRYIESRGLGAQEEYWRTYMQGVEAGSLLPFIQTPEGSTRGAGIFKEELLVLDQQIKEKADAYIKVAGLTLNTLIQGIWAFILHNYTGKTDVTYGVTVSGRPEELSNMETRVGMYINTLPLHTVVKQATAITEWLASIQDGQIMSREYGYTALSTIQQWTGVTGDLFDSILVFENYPVGKSGSSGPGKLVVDNVVIKEHNNYPLSIIVAVTEEINILFMYNEEILGGIYVQQLKRHFEQVLSQIISFKKDKVGDLLLVEGEDKEQLLHHFNDTLSVYEQEDSIVSLFRKQAELTPSAIGLVFLDSKLTYAKLEERSNQLANYLVEKGVITGMLVPLCMDRSLEVMIAILAILKAGAAYMPIDPGYPEERIRLMLSESSSPVVVTTSDYADLLETLREDIETLSLDKLAYQLHQRPVTPTGIVLSEQDLAYVIYTSGSTGQPKGVKVTHGNVVSLVRGVNYVSLGKDDVLLSTGAPSFDATTFEYWGMLLNGGRLVLCEEQTLLDPVLLKNEIRKQQVTQMWFTAGWFNQLVETAVDVFETLSVILIGGEKLSAKHVRKLQEIYPAIDIINGYGPTENTTFSLTYPIKPGFDNNIPIGFPLSNRTVYVLNEQQQLLPIGVVGEIYLGGAGLSAGYLNRPELTEEKFIPHPFSVKAGERLYRTGDLGKWLPDGSIAYEGRIDEQVKIRGFRIELGEIESVLQKCEGVSQAVVTVLTDEEGSKRLIGYIVPEGAYNQENIMEFLQQKLPDYMLPAMLVELESLPLTANGKVNKKELPVPETGALTEQGYVAPRNETEQVLAVIWQKILKIEQIGVYEDFFKLGGHSLLAIRLIGTIRDQMKLEVTVKAMFENTTIAALAEYLEVSGNKKLLPPITVLPRPEFIPLSFSQERLWFIDQLEGSVHYHMPSVLKLKGKLNQDALEHALQSIVRRHEVLRSVIKSTEGIPYQEIRSADQWKLAIVEVKDDLTATINALILHPFELSADYMLRAGLIKLQEEEYLLVLTMHHIACDGWSINILVDELTANYQAALQNTKAQLPDLAIQYADYAIWQRTYLAGEILKSQQDYWSAKLGDAASLELPLDDERPAIQSTRGALKSFHIDRSLTDQLNTFSQQQDVTLFITLLSSFYVLLSRYSRQDDITVGTPIAGRRQKESEALIGFFINTLALRCDLSAAPTFLELVKQVKTTSLEGYDNQDIPFEKIVEAVVKDRDRSKTPLFQAMLVLQNTPEEPELILGDLTLSSEEVDHASAKFDLNFMVEETAEGLDLSIVYCTDLFREATIARMAKHYEQLLKAAVTHPSQAVKAMKMLSSQEENEIVHVFNERAAVHQYARDKTIVALFLERVNINPDQIAVVYEGQQLTYRELDQRTDELGRYLQTQGVKEDTLVSICMNRSLEMIISIIGILKAGGAYVPIDLAFPEERIRFILKDTGCRICITDGSLQDKITIHADEPVNYLNIKEDWSVIVSEIPQEDSLNASKPANLVYVIYTSGSTGNPKGVMITHDNLVDYVDGLQQRCAVNACDSFALVPAIATDLGNTILFGALAAGGTLHVIAEALTTDALSLYNYFETHGIDCLKIVPSHWKAMCIDGKLLLPAKLLIFGGEALQDDIVKQLRLSETSCEVFNHYGPTETTIGKCMYQLDLHQDYTGVPIGNAFSDTTLYILDTEGGIVPVGAGGELCIGGRGVARGYLNLPELTTEKFVRNPYNEDADSLIYKTGDLACWLPDGNIRYMGRIDDQVKIRGYRIEPGEIERVLQQSGLVNHVVVLAKTDSAGNKYLAAYVVPKGEFNKAQLTAFLQGCLPAYMVPGIWVPLAGMPLTVNGKINRKALPEPDTHQSTAADYVGPRNITERKLAGIWQELLGIAKIGIYANFFELGGHSLITVRLLAQIRKMGYAIQLNALMVNKTIETQAVLLTGLSASLDQDFNAHLILLSKTEGDQNLFILPGGDGNPDWYDQLAGEIHQEGPVYGLKMIGLLEGEVPLDTVEEVAAQNIRWIKEVQPEGPYRLAGHSFGGYVLYEMIRQFEIMDEQVEQAVLLDIPVRANIYPVPVDSLVNDALIYLEENKFIAQPYPVWIAEMKSALEQLPAGERRAFMLDYVKVQCLGKGVLTDFLARMVYLMICNSTMEYYISGKVNATLTVVRALEQQWEQLGFDENLGWAPHADEIQPVGASGDHVSMLKNENAKILAARLRPYSIQTPIASQTEA